A genomic region of Rhodococcus pyridinivorans contains the following coding sequences:
- a CDS encoding Rieske (2Fe-2S) protein codes for MSSDNLDRTALTRRTLIGGAGVVAAGAALTACGSSGDTGEARSAVPAPTTTAPPGPDAEVVAAVADVPVGGGVMLESKRLVVTQPAEGDFRAFIAICTHQGCNLSGVEDDRIICPCHGSRYDLDGAPVEGPAKRPLKTRPVAARGSDLVVG; via the coding sequence ATGAGCAGCGACAACCTCGACCGCACGGCGCTCACGCGCCGCACCCTCATCGGCGGCGCCGGTGTGGTGGCGGCCGGCGCGGCCCTTACAGCCTGCGGATCGTCCGGCGACACCGGCGAGGCGCGATCGGCGGTGCCCGCACCGACCACGACGGCGCCTCCCGGACCCGATGCGGAGGTCGTCGCCGCCGTCGCGGACGTGCCGGTCGGCGGAGGCGTCATGCTCGAATCGAAGAGGCTCGTCGTCACCCAGCCCGCAGAGGGCGACTTCCGCGCGTTCATCGCGATCTGCACCCATCAGGGCTGCAATCTCAGCGGTGTCGAGGACGATCGCATCATCTGCCCGTGCCACGGCAGCCGGTACGACCTCGACGGCGCGCCGGTCGAAGGACCGGCGAAGCGGCCGCTGAAGACCCGTCCCGTGGCGGCCCGCGGGTCCGATCTCGTCGTGGGCTGA
- a CDS encoding YidH family protein, which yields METSGGRRPKALHGWRPKALRDGTDPDPRFTLANERTFLAWVRTALGVIAAAVALETFAGGIVSEGLRTVLACVLLGFAAVLTVFALIRWHRVEHAMRTGRALPVPWVAYLLAVALGVSGVVLAVAIAR from the coding sequence GTGGAGACCAGCGGAGGCCGGCGCCCGAAGGCGCTGCACGGTTGGCGCCCGAAGGCGCTGCGTGACGGTACGGACCCGGACCCTCGTTTCACGCTGGCCAACGAGCGCACCTTCCTCGCGTGGGTGCGGACCGCGCTCGGCGTCATCGCCGCGGCGGTCGCGCTGGAGACCTTCGCGGGCGGCATCGTGTCGGAGGGGCTCCGCACGGTGCTGGCGTGCGTGTTGCTCGGATTCGCCGCTGTGCTCACGGTGTTCGCGCTGATCCGCTGGCACCGCGTCGAGCACGCGATGCGCACCGGACGGGCACTCCCGGTGCCGTGGGTGGCCTATCTGCTCGCCGTGGCCCTCGGGGTCTCGGGGGTCGTGCTCGCCGTCGCGATCGCCCGGTGA
- a CDS encoding DUF202 domain-containing protein, which translates to MSRDDLRHGDVGLQPERTSLAWLRTASVLGAVVLGFMRFVPGPGAVVASIGLICLVPVLAVLLASRIGHRARVRGLVAGRAPYFWWRNVAVSATVVVLAISSAVLIVTAR; encoded by the coding sequence GTGAGCCGGGACGATCTGCGGCACGGCGACGTCGGTCTGCAGCCCGAACGGACGAGTCTGGCGTGGCTGCGCACCGCCTCGGTGCTCGGTGCGGTGGTGCTCGGATTCATGCGGTTCGTGCCGGGCCCGGGTGCCGTGGTCGCGTCGATCGGCCTGATCTGCCTCGTGCCCGTGCTGGCGGTGCTGCTCGCCTCCCGGATCGGTCACCGCGCGCGAGTGCGCGGTCTGGTCGCGGGTCGCGCGCCCTATTTCTGGTGGCGCAACGTCGCGGTCTCCGCCACGGTCGTGGTGCTCGCGATCTCGTCGGCCGTCCTGATCGTCACCGCCCGCTGA